In a single window of the Acyrthosiphon pisum isolate AL4f chromosome X, pea_aphid_22Mar2018_4r6ur, whole genome shotgun sequence genome:
- the LOC100163278 gene encoding LOW QUALITY PROTEIN: dynein heavy chain 7, axonemal (The sequence of the model RefSeq protein was modified relative to this genomic sequence to represent the inferred CDS: substituted 1 base at 1 genomic stop codon) — protein MKQTIEILSCEIFLMDFVEFTKKELELKTSTFRWAKCVNDTISMSSIMVINKTKKFKEVLQERIENFNIELDIYRSELDEFRKLGDINDIKIYAEKSQNLDDKLNEALETIDELNKQEKYFQMEESAYPLRKFVADSLAPYKLLYDNCLEFIVNHENWMNAAIGTYNPEQIDQSVTSYYRNLSKLERTFMKNPAPLGIAIKVRTLVETFKKRIPEVLTLGNLGLKRRHWEDISNIVGFVMFPDQNLTLAKVLNLNLGKFVPQFEIISDGASKENNLDKRLNTMAEEWKDLNFTILDYKDSGTYILSGIDDVQLLLDDHILKTATMKSSPFVKPFENKLLEWEAKIITLNEIIELLVKVQMTWMYLESIFSSPDIQRQMPDESQKFNAVDKMWRDLMKDINKSMNILQTVNIENILQNLKKSYMLLDLVQKGLNNYLETKRLYFPRLFFLSNDELLEIISETKDPKRVQPHLKKCFEGIATLIFTEKLDVTSMVSSEAEIVNLSITINTAKARGQVEKWLLDLELSMKTTVRAVIGRALLAYQNTVRHEWVVQWPGQAVLAVSCTYWTVEMTQAIKKHPDGLSVYLNKCNRQIDQIVKLVRGVLSVQTRLTLGALIVIDVHARDVVDDLASKNISKINDFGWISQLRYYWIDENLFTSMINASLNYGYEYLGNSARLVITPLTDRCYRTLFCALQLNLGGAPEGPAGTGKTETTKDLAKAIAKQCVVFNCSDSMDYIGLGKFFKGLLSCGAWACFDEFNRIDLEVLSVVAQQILTIQRGIQAGLIKIFFEGSNLTLDNTCAIFITMNPGYAGRSELPDNLKALFRSVAMMVPDYALISEIVLYSQGFSLARSLSVKIVATYKLCSEQLSSQNHYDYGMRAVKTVLTAAGNLKLKYPEEDENILMLRSINDVNLPKFLKHDIPLFKGLTSDLFPGIELPTPDYKILNAAIEEHCKIMNLQCTPFFVEKIQQIYEMMIVRHGFMIVGLPFSGKTSAYKVLSGALKIIETNKLMNEHKVEIMVINPKSITLGQLYGQFDLTSHEWSDGILAVGFRKFASSTNLDRKWLIFDGPVDAIWIESMNTVLDDNKKLCLISGEIIQLANTTNLIFEPMDLDVASPATVSRCGMIYMEPVSLGWECLVTSWINQLSFYLPPKHKEALHKHIIRFTRSILFMLRRCNINEVFPTSDMNLVRSLTNICDTYFKPYYDEEHLKTITQIDMRSQIECVCFFSCIWSMGAALDTNSRIKFNLLFRALLENKFPKKVAYALNIPLELCPSPDKPYTNVIPKNGLVFDYKYVINKKGKGEWKLWTDYIDDEPPIPKDIPFNEIIVPTVDTIRNHALMALLLENNKPMLMVGKTGTGKSAYTMNYIFTKIDKEFNSSSCINFSSQTSANITQDIIMSKLVKRRRGLFGPPIGTKCIIFIDDLSMPLKEYYGAQPPIELLRQCMDKFPWYDRKELEAIHLQDVLILCAMGPPSSGNTVTPRFSRHFNIIVTNSFDDITMVSIFSKILFWHLENNGFSKKFDSSVDQLINSTLEVHKKSIGYLMPTPAKSHYLFNLRDFSKVIQGIMFSVPDTITDVISMKRLWVHEILRVYYDRLVDESDRQWFFDNLRFVCKEFLDEDLNQMFIHLITMDNKIVTQNELRQLIYCDFSNPHSQDRNYKEIRDLESLRLTVEEFLSEFNQMSKKPMHLVLFRFALEHLSRICRIMNQPRGHALLIGLGGSGRQSLTRLAAHISQYELFQINLTRLYGVNEWHEDLKNIFKQATLAFDQNVIFLFTDSEIKNEGMVEDINNLLNSGEVPNLFVMDEKIEICDKMRELDKQRDKTLQTDGSLTGLFNLFIQTVRDQLHVSLAFSPIGNGLRTRIRQFPSLVQCCTIDWFQTWPSDALIAVAKSFLSDVELTDHERNVSIKMCQQFHITTINLSVEFNAKLQRRTYVTPTSYLEMINTFKDVLSKKRLEIITAKRRYEVGLERLQNAADDIEMLQKELKYLEPEIIAASKKVKIIMLKIEEENIEISKVKQNIEIDEEKAQITAGEAQEIKDECEAHMEAAKPVLNAALAALNTLTPGDITFVKSMKNPPNGVKLVMESICIIKEVKPDKIPDPSTGKRVDDYWGPSKKLLNDMKFLEHLINFDKDNIPNAVMKVINEKYLTNPDFEPKLIKKASTAAEGLCKWVTAMSSYDKVAKEIRPKRIALAEAESMYNSAMDELKEKRSQLKEVEMKLKLVQENLEENERKMAKLQDNADEVQTKMIRAEDLIGGLGGEKQRWGQMAKDLGERYLNLTGDLLISSGIIAYLGPFTMEYRSNQIKDWVKEILENKIVCSKDFQLSAILGQPVVIRAWNVAGLPTDLFSIDNGIIVMNARRSALMIDPQGQANKWIKTMEMENSLNTIRFSSSNYITVLEHAITSGQPVLLENIYEELDPILDPVLLKQIFLTRGTYCLTLGDSIIEYNPNFRFYITTKLKNPHYLPEVAVKVVLLNFMITPIGLEDQLLGEVVAKDRPDLETVKNELIIQGAKNAKSLKDTEDKILEVLSSTEGNILEDEGAVTILSSSKTLANEIKEKQAESEITERIIDKTRQQYRIVATHSTKLFFTIDTLANIDPMYQYSLAWFIQLFSVAIKNSPKRINIEDRTNELIKYFTYSLYVNICRSLFEKDKLLLSLIMAINLSEEVDMDEWIFFLTGGISLDNPFKNPISWLQNKSWDELCRLENLPKFNNIKVDFETNTNKWKEIYDSLEPHLATFPDPWDKHLNYFQKCLIIRLLRYDKIIPAVQYFVANESVLDHKFTVPLPFDLPTIFEDSNCLTPLVFVLTPGADPTAMLLKFSRKTIFFLFTXGFSTRLSALSLGQGQGPIASRLITEATRMGNWVLLQNCHLAKSWMSQLEMICESFNAEHTHPEFRLWLTSYPVEYFPVSILQNSIKITNEPPKGLRANLYRSFTSDPIVNEEFFEGCKQGSHFKKMLFGLCFFHALIQERRHFGPIGWNRPYEFNETDLRISVVQLQNFLNEYSKIQFEALRYLTGECNYGGRVTDDWDRRCLITFLNKFYTQEIVKYKNYRFDKSGTYYCPNWKQYDQFVDYIQELPSITRPSIFGMNENADLIKEQQESDILLSSVLNTQNMESSKEGKGVSSEELIIIFAVDVLNKLPLPFDTVLALEKYPTTYNQSMNTVLVQEMGRFNNLLNVITSSLINVQKAIKGLILISNELEELCQSIINGKIPTAWARNSYPSLKPLGSYVKDFLQRMAFLQKWYDNDAPKLFWLSGFYFTQAFLTGTQQNFARKYKIPIDLLTFDYKILKKSAATDVEPVDGVYVYGLYLDGARWSDRNAVLKESKPKQLFCAMPLIHLLPAMRSVAPPGTVYLCPMYKTAERRGTLSTTGHSTNFVIAMSVPTDRPPEHWTMRGVALLCQLSQ, from the exons ATGAAACAAACAATCGAAATATTATCATGcgaaatatttttgatggaTTTTGTAGAATTTACGAAGAAAGAACTGGAACTAAAGACCAGTACATTCCGTTGGGCCAAATGCGTCAACGATACAATTTCTATGAGCTCTATAatggttataaataaaacaaaaaaatttaaagaagtTCTACAAGAGcgtattgaaaatttcaatattgaGCTGGACATCTATAGATCTGAATTGGATGAGTTTCGGAAATTGGGAGacataaatgatataaaaatatacgcgGAAAAATCTCAAAACTTGgatgataaattaaatgaagCTTTGGAGACAATTGATGAACTTAACAAACAGGAAAAATACTTTCAGATGGAGGAAAGTGCATATCCACttcgaaaattt GTTGCAGATTCTTTAGCACCATACAAACTGCTTTATGATAACTGTTTAGAGTTTATCGTAAATCATGAAAACTGGATGAATGCTGCCATTGGCACATACAACCCAGAGCAGATCGATCAAAGTGTAACTAGTTATTATCGCAACTTATCAAAACTCGAACGAACATTCATGAAAAACCCTGCCCCATTGGGTATtgcaataaaa GTGCGGACATTGGtcgaaacatttaaaaaaagaatccCAGAAGTATTAACATTGGGAAATTTAGGTCTTAAACGACGTCACTGGGAAGATATTTCAAATATAGTCGGTTTTGTAATGTTCCCCGATCAAAATCTAACGCTGGCAAAAGTTTTAAATCTCAACCTCGGTAAATTTGTGCcccaatttgaaataattagtgaTGGAGCTTCCAAAGAAAATAATTTGGATAAGAGGCTAAATACTATGGCGGAGGAATGGAAAGATTTAAACTTTACCATATTAGactacaa agATTCGGGAACATATATTTTATCGGGTATAGATGATGTACAATTACTACTTGACgatcacatattaaaaacagCTACGATGAAATCTTCTCCATTTGTTAAAccttttgaaaacaaattatt AGAATGGGAagctaaaattattactttaaatgaaataatagagTTATTGGTCAAAGTTCAAATGACCTGGATGTACTTGGAATCGATTTTTTCATCTCCAGATATACAGAGACAGATGCCAGATGAATCACAAAAGTTTAATGCAGTGGataag atgtGGAGAGACTTGATGaaagatattaataaatcaatgaatattttacaaacagttaatatagaaaacatcttacaaaatttaaaaaaaagttatatgcTATTAGATTTGGTGCAAAaaggtttaaataattatcttgaGACCAAACGACTTTATTTTCcaagattgttttttttatcaaatgacGAACTTCTTGAAATCATATCGGAAACCAAAGACCCGAAGAGAGTGCAgccacatttaaaaaaatgttttgaaggAATAGCTACActtatttttactgaaaaacTGGATGTTACATCTATGGTATCTAGTGAAGCAGAAATCGtaaatttatcaataacaattaatacagCAAAAGCTAGAGGTCAAGTTGAGAAATGGCTGTTAGACTTAGAACTATCAATGAAAACTACTGTACGTGCAGTAATAGGGAGGGCTTTGTTAGCTTATCAGAATACCGTCAGACATGAATGGGTAGTACAATGGCCTGGACAAGCAGTCTTAGCTGTTTCGTGTACATATTGGACTGTCGAGATGACGCAAGCAATCAAAAAACATCCTGATGGTCTTTCGGTATACCTGAATAAATGTAATAGGCAGATCGATCAAATTGTTAAATTGGTTCGTGGTGTATTGTCAGTTCAAACACGATTAACGTTAG GAGCGTTGATTGTAATCGACGTCCATGCCAGAGATGTTGTTGATGACTTGGCAAgcaaaaatattagtaaaataaatgactTTGGATGGATCAGTCAATTACGATATTATTGGATc gacGAGAATTTATTTACTTCTATGATAAATGCATCATTGAATTACGGTTACGAATACCTAGGTAATTCGGCAAGGTTGGTTATTACTCCACTCACTGACCGTTGTTATCGAACACTGTTTTGTGCTCTTCAATTAAATTTGGGCGGTGCGCCTGAAGGACCAGCTGGAACCGGCAAAACAGAAACAACCAAAGACTTGGCAAAAGCAATAGCTAAACAATGTGTCGTTTTCAATTGCTCAGATAGTATGGACTACATTGGTCTTGGGAAATTTTTCaaa ggtttaTTGTCGTGTGGTGCATGGGCATGTTTTGACGAATTCAATCGCATAGATTTAGAAGTTTTATCAGTAGTCGCACAACAAATATTGACTATTCAACGAGGTATACAGGCTGGATTGATCAAGATATTTTTTGAAGGGTCAAATTTAACATTAGATAATACTTGtgctatatttataacaatgaaCCCTGGTTATGCCGGACGTTCAGAGCTACCGGATAATTTGAAA GCTTTATTTCGTTCAGTAGCGATGATGGTACCCGATTATGCTTTGATATCTGAAATAGTTTTGTATTCCCAAGGGTTTAGCTTAGCTCGTTCGTTGTCGGTAAAAATTGTAGCAACGTATAAATTATGTTCTGAACAGCTTTCATCGCAAAACCATTATGATTAcg GAATGAGAGCGGTTAAAACTGTGCTGACAGCAGCCGGTAATCTAAAACTGAAATACCCCGAAGAAGATGAAAATATACTCATGTTGCGTTCTATCAACGACGTTAATTTACCAAAGTTTCTTAAACATGATATCCCATTGTTTAAA GGTTTAACTTCAGATTTGTTCCCTGGAATTGAATTGCCAACACCAGATTATAAAATTCTCAACGCTGCTATAGAAGAACACTGTAAAATAATGAATCTACAATGTACTCCGTTCTTTGttgaaaaaattcaacaaatatatGAAATGATGATCGTTAGACATGGATTTATGATTGTGGGTTTGCCGTTTAGTGGTAAAACATCAGCCTATAAAGTTCTCAGTggtgcactaaaaattattgaaaccaAT aaactaATGAATGAACATAAGGTCGAAATTATGGTAATAAATCCCAAGTCTATAACATTGGGTCAACTTTATGGTCAGTTTGATCTAACATCACACGAATGGTCGGATGGAATTTTAGCTGTTGGGTTCAGAAAATTTGCTTCTTCAACTAACCTCGATAGAAAGTGGTTGATTTTTGATGGTCCAGTAGATGCCATTTGGATTGAAAGTATGAATACCGTATTGGatgataacaaaaaattatgtttaatatcagGAGAAATTATACAACTTGCTAACACAACTAATTTGATCTTCGAACCTATGGACTTGGATGTTGCATCGCCGGCCACG GTTTCAAGGTGTGGCATGATTTACATGGAACCAGTTTCATTAGGCTGGGAGTGTTTAGTGACTTCGTGGATAAACCAATTGTCCTTTTACTTACCGCCGAAACACAAAGAGGCGTTACATAAACATATCATACGGTTCACTCGGTCAATATTGTTCATGTTAAGGCGTTGTAATATTaac gaaGTGTTTCCTACTAGTGATATGAACTTGGTTAGATCACTAACAAATATTTGTGatacttattttaaaccataCTATGAcgaagaacatttaaaaacaatcacACAGATTGATATGAGATCGCAAATagaa TGTGTATGCTTCTTTTCTTGTATATGGTCAATGGGAGCTGCATTAGATACAAACAGCCGAATTAAATTCAATCTCTTGTTTCGAGCAttgttagaaaataaatttcccAAAAAAGTCGCGTATGCATTAAATATACCACTTGAACTATGTCCATCACCAGATAAACCATATACGAATGTAATTCCCAAAAACGGATTAGTTTTTGACTacaaatatgttataaacaaaaaaggCAAAGGAGAATGGAAACTATGGACAGATTATATAGACGATGAACCACCGATACCGAAAGACATTCCGTTCAATGAAATTATAGTTCCAACGGTAGATACAATTAGAAACCATGCACTAATGGCAttgttattagaaaataataaaccaatGCTGATGGTAGGTAAAACTGGAACAGGAAAATCGGCTTACACTATG aattacatttttacgaaaATTGACAAGGAATTTAACAGTTCGTCGTGTATTAATTTTTCCTCGCAGACTTCGGCAAATATTACACAGGACATAATTATGAGCAAACTTGTTAAGAGAAGACGTGGTCTGTTCGGACCTCCGATCGGAACtaagtgcataatatttatCGATGATTTAAGTATGCCACTAAAGGAGTACTATGGCGCTCAGCCGCCTATCGAGCTGTTGCGCCAATGCATGGATAAATTTCCATGGTACGACCGTAAAGAATTAGAAGCCATACACCTTCAAGACGTTCTAATATTATGTGCGATGGGGCCTCCATCATCAGGAAATACCGTGACTCCTAGGTTTAGTCGTCATTTTAACATAATCGTAACAAACTCATTCGACGATATCACAATGGTTTCAATTTTtagcaaaattttattttggcaTTTAGAAAACAA TGGTTTTAGCAAAAAGTTTGATTCATCTGTTGATCAGTTAATCAATTCAACATTAGAGGTACATAAAAAGAGCATTGGATATTTAATGCCAACTCCAGCTAAATCACATTACTTATTCAATTTAAGAGATTTTTCTAAAGTCATACAA ggAATTATGTTCTCTGTTCCTGATACTATTACCGATGTAATTTCCATGAAACGCCTTTGGGTACATGAAATACTTAGAGTATACTATGACCGTTTAGTAGATGAATCTGATCGTCAGtggttttttgataatttacgttTTGTCTGTAAAGAATTCCTAGACGAAGACctaaatcaaatgtttattcATCTTATCACGATGGataacaaaata gtaactcAAAATGAATTGCGCCAGTTAATTTATTGTGACTTCTCTAATCCTCATTCCCAAGatagaaattataaagaaatCCGTGATTTAGAGAGTCTCCGATTGACAGTTGAAGAATTTCTCAGTGAATTCAATCAAATGAGCAAAAAACCTATGCATTTAGTGCTTTTTAGATTCGCTCTCGAACATTTATCCCGGATTTGTCGTATCATGAATCAGCCTCGAGGGCATGCTTTACTTATTGGTTTAGGAGGATCAGGTCGCCAGTCGTTAACAAGACTAGCTGCACATATTTCTCAATACGAACTATTTCag aTAAACTTAACTCGTTTATATGGAGTAAATGAATGGCATGaggatttgaaaaatatatttaaacaagcTACTCTTGCGTTTGATCAAAATGTTATATTCTTGTTTACGGATTCagaa ATAAAAAATGAAGGAATGGTTGAAGACATAAACAATTTACTAAATTCAGGAGAAGTACCTAATCTATTTGTTATGGATGAAAAAATAGAGATCTGTGATAAAATGCGTGAGCTAGATAAACAACGTGACAAAACTTTAcaa ACTGATGGTAGTTTAACTgggttatttaatttatttattcaaactgTGCGAGACCAACTGCACGTGTCGTTGGCATTTAGTCCGATTGGCAATGGCCTTAGAACAAGAATAAGACAATTTCCATCACTTGTGCAGTGTTGCACTATTGACTGGTTCcag ACTTGGCCATCGGATGCTTTAATAGCTGTGGCTAAAAGTTTTTTAAGTGACGTTGAACTAACAGATCATGAACGCAATGTTAGTATTAAAATGTGTCAACAATTTCATATAACAACTATAAATCTGTCTGTAGAGTTTAATGCTAAATTACAACGTAGAACTTATGTAACGCCAACTTCTTACTTAGAAATGATCAACACTTTTAAAGATGTTTTAAGTAAAAAACGATT AGAAATAATTACTGCAAAACGTCGGTACGAAGTTGGATTAGAAAGATTGCAGAACGCAGCTGACGATATAGAAATGTTGCAAAaagaactaaaatatttagagCCTGAAATTATAGCTGCttctaaaaaagtaaaaataattatgcttaAAATAGAAGaagaaaatatagaaatatcaaaagtcaaacaaaatattgaaatagatGAAGAAAAGGCACAGATAACTGCAGGCGAAGCACAAGAAATAAAGGACGAGTGTGAAGCTCACATGGAAGCTGCAAAACCTGTATTGAATGCTGCTCTTGCTGCATTAAATACATTGACTCCTGGTGATATAACATTCGTAAAATCCATGAAAAATCCTCCTAATGGGGTTAAATTAGTTATGGAAAGTATTTGCATCATAAAGGAGGTAAAACCTGACAAAATTCCTGACCCATCCACAGGAAAAAGGGTGGATGATTATTGGGGACcatcaaaaaaattacttaatgaCATGAAGTTTTTAGAACACCTCATTAATTTTGATAAGGATAATATACCAAATGCAGTAATGAAAGTTATAAATGAAAAGTATCTTACGAACCCAGATTTTGAAccaaaactaattaaaaaagctTCAACTGCTGCGGAAGGCTTATGCAAATGGGTAACAGCAATGTCTAGTTATGACAAAGTGGCGAAAGAGATAAGACCAAAAAGAATTGCTCTAGCTGAAGCAGAATCTATGTATAATAGCGCGATGGATGAACTTAAAGAAAAACGTTCACAGCTTAAAGAGGTTGAAATGAAACTAAAACTCGTGCAAGAAAACCTTGAAGAAAATGAACGAAAAATGGCAAAGTTACAAGATAATGCTGATGAAGTACAAACAAAAATGATACGAGCTGAAGATTTAATAGGTGGATTAGGAGGAGAAAAACAACGGTGGGGGCAAATGGCCAAGGATCTCGGAGAAAGATATTTAAACCTTACAG GAGACTTGTTAATAAGTTCCggtattattgcatatttaggTCCATTCACAATGGAATACAGAAGCAATCAAATCAAAGATTGGGTAAAAGAAATCctcgaaaataaaattgtatgttctaAAGATTTTCAATTAAGTGCAATACTTGGACAGCCAGTCGTAATCAGAGCTTGGAATGTAGCTGGGTTGCCTACGgatttattttctatagataACGGCATTATTGTTAT gAATGCAAGACGGTCAGCTTTAATGATTGATCCACAAGGACAGGCAAATAAATGGATTAAGACAATGGAAATGGAAAACTCTTTAAACACAATACGTTTCAGTTCATCCAACTATATTACTGTCTTGGAGCATGCCATCACTAGTGGCCAaccg gttTTATTAGAAAACATTTATGAAGAATTGGATCCTATATTAGACCctgtattattaaaacaaatatttttaactcgtGGAACTTACTGCCTAACATTAGGTGATTCCATCATTGAATATAATCCCAATTTCAG gtTTTATATAACAACTAAATTGAAAAATCCACATTACTTACCAGAAGTAGCTGTAAAAGtggtattattgaattttatgatAACACCCATTGGCCTGGAAGATCAGTTACTAGGTGAAGTAGTGGCTAAAGATAGACCTGATTTAGAAACTGTAAAGAATGAATTGATCATCCAAGGTGCAAAAAATgccaa atctttAAAAGACACCGAAGATAAAATATTGGAAGTCCTGAGTTCGACTGAAGGAAATATTTTGGAGGACGAAGGTGCTGTAACCATATTAAGTTCTTCAAAAACTTTAGCAAacgaaataaaagaaaaacaagcAGAATCTGAAATCACTGAACGAATAATAGACAAAACAAGGCAACAATACCGTATTGTTGCCACACATTCAACTAAACTATTTTTCACCATTGATACGTTAGCAAATATTGACCCCATGTATCAATATTCTCTAGCGtggtttatacaattattcagTGTAGCTATTAAAAATAGCCCTAAACGTATAAATATCGAAGATCGAACAAatgaattgattaaatattttacatattcctTATACGTTAACATATGCAGaagtttatttgaaaaa gacaagttattattatcgttgattATGGCTATTAATTTATCTGAAGAAGTGGATATGGATGAATGGATATTCTTCCTTACAGGTGGAATTAGTTTAGATAATCCGTTCAAAAATCCGATCAGTTGGTTACAGAATAAAAGCTGGGATGAATTATGTAGACTTGAAAATCTTCCCAAATtcaac aatattaaagtGGATTTCGAAACCAACACGAATAAATGGAAAGAAATTTACGATTCATTGGAACCACATTTGGCAACTTTTCCTGATCCATGGGATAAACATctgaattattttcaaaaatgtctcATAATACGTTTACTTcgatatgataaaattataccaGCTGTTCAGTATTTTGTTGCTA acGAATCAGTATTGGATCATAAATTCACTGTTCCTCTGCCATTTGATTTACCAACAATTTTTGAAGACTCCAATTGTTTAACTCCATTAGTTTTTGTTTTGACACCTG GAGCAGACCCAACTgcaatgttgttaaaattttcaagaaaaacta TTTTCTTTCTTTTCACTTAGGGATTTTCTACCCGTTTATCGGCGTTATCATTAGGTCAAGGACAAGGGCCTATCGCCTCAAGACTTATCACTGAAGCTACAAGAATGGGTAACTGGGTATTGTTACAAAATTGTCATTTAGCTAAAAGTTGGATGTCACAACTTGAAATG ATATGCGAAAGCTTCAATGCTGAGCACACTCATCCCGAGTTTAGACTTTGGTTGACGTCATATCCCGTGGAGTACTTTCCTGTATCGATTttacaaaatagtataaaaattacaaatgaaCCACCAAAAGGACTTCGAGCCAACCTTTacag ATCGTTTACAAGTGATCCGATTGTAAACGAAGAATTCTTTGAAGGCTGTAAACAAGGCAGTCATTTCAAAAAGATGCTTTTTGGGCTTTGTTTCTTCCATGCTCTGATACAAGAACGGCGTCATTTTGGTCCAATCGGATGGAATCGGCCATACGAATTCAACGAGACTGACCTCAGAATTAGCGTCGTTCAGTTACAAAACTTTCTGAATGAGTATTCAAAGATTCAATTTGAAGCTTTGCGTTATTTGACTGGTGAATGCAACTACGGTGGCCGTGTAACCGACGACTGGGATCGAAGGTGTCTAATTACGTTTCTAAACAAATTCTATACGCAAGaaattgtcaaatataaaaattatagatttgaTAAATCTG GAACTTACTATTGCCCAAATTGGAAACAATACGATCAATTTGTGGATTATATTCAAGAGCTACCTTCAATCACTCGACCTAGCATATTTGGTATGAACGAGAATGCAGATCTCATTAAAGAACAACAAGAATCTGACATTCTTCTTAGTTCTGTGCTCAATACTCAG aatatggaAAGTTCAAAGGAAGGAAAAGGGGTATCGTCCGAAGAACTTATCATTATATTTGCTGTAGATGTTCTAAATAAACTTCCGCTTCCTTTTGACACAGTTCTTGCATTAGAAAAATACCCTACTACATACAATCAGTCTATGAACACAGTTTTGGTTCAAGAAATGGGACGGTTCAATAATCTTTTGAACGTAATAACATCAAGTCTAATTAATGTCCAAAAAGCTATCAAAG gtctaatattaatatctaatgaaCTGGAAGAACTTTGTCAGAGTATCATAAATGGAAAAATTCCGACAGCTTGGGCAAGAAATTCCTATCCGTCCTTAAAACCACTGGGGAGTTATGTGAAAGATTTCTTACAGAGAATGGCGTTTTTGCAA aAATGGTACGATAACGATGCTCCAAAATTGTTCTGGTTGTCTGGATTTTATTTCACGCAAGCTTTTTTGACTGGAACGCAACAGAACTTTGCCAGAAAGTATAAGATACCGATTGATTTACTAACATTTGATTATAAA